The Colletes latitarsis isolate SP2378_abdomen chromosome 14, iyColLati1, whole genome shotgun sequence genome has a segment encoding these proteins:
- the Roh gene encoding reduction of Rh1 isoform X2 — MSSENPGRPMKFPYTLSAKIAQFPYKYYFTHKSSWVFKFWLISVVLTAPLFYKIQKLSYSPENVKKWDEIHRKEFLGEVGHH, encoded by the exons ATGTCTTCGGAAAATCCAGGAAGACCTATGAAATTTCCATACACACTAAGTGCAAAGATAGCTCAATTTCCATACAAATATTATTTCACCCATAAAAGTAGTTGGGTGTTCAAATTTTGGCTTATATCCGTTGTACTGACTGCTCCTcttttttataaaatacaaaagCTCA GCTACAGTCCAGAGAATGTTAAAAAATGGGATGAAATACATCGTAAAGAATTTTTAGGAGAAGTTGGTCATCATTAA
- the Roh gene encoding reduction of Rh1 isoform X1, whose amino-acid sequence MSRWLTQLSNTNLKKAMSSENPGRPMKFPYTLSAKIAQFPYKYYFTHKSSWVFKFWLISVVLTAPLFYKIQKLSYSPENVKKWDEIHRKEFLGEVGHH is encoded by the exons ATGTCTCGTTGGTTAACCCAATTATCTAATACAAATTTGAAGAAAG CCATGTCTTCGGAAAATCCAGGAAGACCTATGAAATTTCCATACACACTAAGTGCAAAGATAGCTCAATTTCCATACAAATATTATTTCACCCATAAAAGTAGTTGGGTGTTCAAATTTTGGCTTATATCCGTTGTACTGACTGCTCCTcttttttataaaatacaaaagCTCA GCTACAGTCCAGAGAATGTTAAAAAATGGGATGAAATACATCGTAAAGAATTTTTAGGAGAAGTTGGTCATCATTAA